In Streptococcus pneumoniae, the sequence TTTATATTTAGATGCAAATAGTAACGCGTAGGCCAGCCCAACATGCCCCAAACCAATTACTGCTATATTCATAAAACTACTTCCTTATTTCTTAATCCAAAATCTAATAGAATAAGCTGCCCCATTCCTTAAATACAACTCTTTAATATTGTTTAAAAGTTTTTCAACTGATTTCCAGATTATCAAAATCTGAGATTTATAGCACAATATTGATGATATTCTATCAATATAATGTTTTTCATCAAGTTCCTCTTGATACATTTTTAATTCTTTAGTTTTTCCCATATAACTAACCATACTACTATCACTTACATATGGGAAGTCCTCATAATATATTACTTTATAACGCATAAATTCAAGCGCCCTTCCAATACTATTCACAAAAACATGATCAACATGGTCACCAAGTGAAAGCGGACAATATACGACACATTTGTCGTCTAAATGCATTAACAGCTCTTTTATGATATCATTCTTTAATGTGTCCTCATTTTTTAATTTACTATAGATATGACGGTATAGAAAATTGCCATTTCTATCTTTCCTATAGAGACATTCATAGTACGATAAGTGTCTAAAATCACATTGTAGACGTTCACAAGCTAACCTGTCTTCTTTCTTCCTTTCTTCAATCGGATATTTCCCAAGGTTACACAACTTATGAAATTGCTTAGCAGAGGGCTGTAGCTGTTGGCTCAAAGGGTAACCAGAAAATATAGTAATAACAAGTACAATTTCTCCTTCTGAAGTTAATTTTGAAATATAATCACCACAGGAAAAAATTGCGTCATCTAAATGTGGAGATAAAAAGATATACTTAGTATTGTCACTCATAACCATTCCCTCTACAATTTATCTAAAAACTCACTAAGTGTCTGATTAAATTCCACATCATCAAAAAAATTCACCTTATTCTTAATAATGAATATTTCGTTAAATAAACATATATATAAATATTTCAATATCCTTTCAATATCATCCTCTAAATTCTCCTCAATATTTTGTATCAGCCCATTTACAATCTTATTAAAAAAGATA encodes:
- a CDS encoding PIG-L family deacetylase, whose amino-acid sequence is MSDNTKYIFLSPHLDDAIFSCGDYISKLTSEGEIVLVITIFSGYPLSQQLQPSAKQFHKLCNLGKYPIEERKKEDRLACERLQCDFRHLSYYECLYRKDRNGNFLYRHIYSKLKNEDTLKNDIIKELLMHLDDKCVVYCPLSLGDHVDHVFVNSIGRALEFMRYKVIYYEDFPYVSDSSMVSYMGKTKELKMYQEELDEKHYIDRISSILCYKSQILIIWKSVEKLLNNIKELYLRNGAAYSIRFWIKK